The Chryseobacterium geocarposphaerae genome window below encodes:
- the porX gene encoding T9SS response regulator signal transducer PorX, translating into MSEKILWIDDEIDLLKPHIVFLEKKGYQVTPVNNVNEALELMDSEKFALTLIDENMPGISGLEAIPMIKEKDNSLKIVMVTKSEEEHIMEEAIGSQIADYILKPVNPNQILLSLKKNLQEDNLVEQKTILQYQQEFRNLSMELSYLRTYQDWAEYYKKIVNWELKFDKVADNEFADLLQSQKEEANIQFAKFIENNYEDWLNGSEKPMMSHTLFKDKIKTEVEKEKVLLLMVDNLRYDQWKVIEPLFTKHYNKVSEDYYYSILPTATQYARNSFFAGLMPSEIEKRFPDKWFNDNEEGNKNEFERDFLEDQMKRIGLASKSMKYLKVLNADFERKIYDDFNQHKNNDLLVIVYNFIDILSHAKTDNHIVDQLIRDDKTFRSLTLNWFENSSLLKIIKVAAENGFKLVITTDHGTVYVKKPSRVVGDRETSTNIRYKTGKSLTYDSSDVWAISNPEKLFLPKGNLSSKYIFAKNNIFLAYPKNYNHFVNYYKETYQHGGISLEECIIPISILEPK; encoded by the coding sequence ATGTCGGAAAAGATATTATGGATAGATGATGAAATAGATTTACTAAAACCTCATATCGTATTCTTAGAAAAAAAAGGGTATCAGGTAACCCCTGTTAATAATGTAAATGAAGCCTTGGAATTGATGGATTCCGAAAAATTTGCACTGACCCTTATTGATGAAAATATGCCCGGAATTTCCGGACTTGAAGCCATTCCTATGATTAAAGAAAAAGATAATTCTTTAAAAATTGTAATGGTTACAAAAAGTGAAGAAGAGCACATCATGGAAGAAGCCATAGGCTCTCAGATTGCGGATTACATATTAAAGCCTGTAAATCCCAACCAGATTTTGCTTTCTCTTAAAAAGAATCTTCAGGAAGATAATTTGGTTGAACAGAAAACCATTTTACAATATCAGCAGGAATTCAGAAACCTTTCTATGGAGCTTTCTTATCTGAGAACATACCAGGATTGGGCGGAATATTACAAGAAAATTGTGAATTGGGAACTTAAATTTGATAAGGTTGCCGATAATGAATTTGCCGATCTGCTTCAGTCTCAAAAGGAAGAAGCCAATATTCAGTTTGCAAAGTTTATAGAAAACAATTACGAAGACTGGTTGAACGGTTCTGAAAAACCTATGATGAGCCATACCTTATTTAAAGATAAAATAAAAACTGAAGTAGAAAAAGAAAAAGTTCTTTTGCTGATGGTAGACAATCTGAGATATGACCAGTGGAAAGTGATCGAACCTCTATTCACCAAACATTACAATAAGGTTTCCGAGGATTATTATTACAGTATTCTTCCTACCGCAACTCAATATGCAAGAAATTCATTTTTTGCCGGATTAATGCCTTCTGAAATAGAAAAACGTTTTCCGGACAAATGGTTTAATGATAATGAAGAAGGAAATAAAAACGAATTTGAACGTGACTTTTTAGAAGATCAAATGAAAAGAATTGGTTTAGCATCTAAATCAATGAAGTATTTGAAAGTTCTTAATGCAGATTTTGAGAGAAAGATCTATGATGATTTTAATCAGCATAAAAATAATGACCTTTTAGTGATTGTTTATAACTTTATTGATATTCTTTCTCACGCAAAAACCGACAATCATATAGTAGATCAGCTGATCAGAGATGATAAAACTTTCCGTTCCCTTACCTTAAACTGGTTTGAAAATTCATCTTTATTAAAAATAATTAAGGTTGCTGCCGAAAACGGTTTCAAACTTGTGATTACTACTGACCATGGAACAGTATATGTAAAAAAACCAAGCCGTGTCGTGGGTGACAGAGAAACATCTACAAATATCCGTTATAAAACAGGAAAAAGTTTAACGTACGACAGCAGCGATGTCTGGGCAATTTCAAACCCGGAAAAACTGTTCCTTCCTAAAGGAAATTTAAGCTCAAAATATATTTTTGCGAAGAACAATATTTTCTTAGCGTATCCAAAGAACTATAATCATTTTGTAAACTATTATAAAGAAACATATCAACACGGAGGAATTTCATTGGAAGAATGTATCATTCCAATCAGTATTTTAGAGCCTAAGTAA
- the rimO gene encoding 30S ribosomal protein S12 methylthiotransferase RimO, whose translation MRTKSVGKKKINVVTLGCSKNVYDSEVLMSQLKANGKEVVHEDRGDIVVINTCGFIDNAKEESINTILDYVDAKNRGEVEKVFVTGCLSERYKPDLIKEIPDVDQYFGTRDLPILLKHLGADYKHELVGERLTTTPKHYAYLKISEGCDRPCSFCAIPLMRGGHVSTPIEKLVNEAAKLAKKGTKELILIAQDLTYYGLDIYKKRALGNLLKELVKVEGIEWIRLHYAFPSGFPEDVLDIIREEPKVCNYIDIPLQHINSDLLKSMKRGTTHEKTDALLAKFREIVPDMVIRTTLIVGYPGETEERFQELKDWVREQKFDRLGCFTYSHEENTTAYVLEDDIPQEVKEARVEEIMELQSQISWEKNQEKIGKTFKCVFDRKEGNYFIGRTEYDSPDVDNTVLVSAEDTYISIGEFANVRITSAEEFDLYGELV comes from the coding sequence ATGCGAACAAAATCTGTAGGTAAGAAGAAAATTAATGTAGTCACACTGGGATGCTCTAAAAACGTGTATGATTCTGAAGTTTTAATGAGCCAGCTGAAAGCCAATGGTAAAGAAGTAGTTCATGAAGACAGAGGAGATATCGTGGTGATCAATACTTGCGGATTTATTGATAATGCCAAGGAAGAATCTATCAATACTATTTTGGACTATGTGGATGCAAAGAACAGAGGAGAGGTTGAAAAGGTTTTTGTTACCGGATGTCTTTCTGAAAGATATAAACCGGATTTGATTAAGGAAATTCCCGATGTAGATCAATATTTTGGAACGAGAGATTTGCCAATCCTTTTGAAACACTTAGGGGCAGATTATAAGCATGAATTGGTAGGAGAAAGATTAACGACTACTCCCAAGCATTATGCTTATCTTAAAATATCCGAAGGTTGTGACAGGCCTTGTTCGTTTTGTGCTATCCCATTAATGAGAGGAGGGCATGTTTCCACTCCGATCGAAAAATTGGTGAATGAAGCGGCTAAACTTGCTAAAAAAGGAACAAAAGAATTAATCCTTATTGCTCAGGATCTTACTTACTACGGATTAGATATCTATAAAAAAAGAGCATTGGGTAATCTTCTGAAAGAATTGGTAAAGGTTGAAGGAATCGAATGGATCAGATTACATTATGCATTCCCAAGTGGATTTCCAGAAGATGTACTTGATATTATCAGAGAAGAGCCTAAAGTTTGTAACTATATTGATATTCCTTTACAGCACATTAATTCCGATCTTCTTAAATCCATGAAAAGAGGAACGACTCATGAAAAAACGGATGCCTTATTGGCTAAGTTCAGAGAGATAGTTCCGGATATGGTAATCAGAACTACGCTTATTGTAGGGTATCCCGGAGAAACTGAAGAAAGATTTCAGGAGTTAAAAGACTGGGTACGAGAACAAAAGTTTGATAGATTAGGATGCTTTACCTATTCACATGAAGAAAATACTACAGCTTATGTTTTGGAAGATGATATTCCACAGGAGGTAAAAGAAGCCAGAGTAGAGGAGATTATGGAACTTCAATCACAGATTTCTTGGGAAAAGAATCAGGAGAAAATCGGAAAGACCTTCAAATGTGTTTTTGACAGAAAAGAAGGAAACTATTTTATCGGAAGAACAGAATATGATTCTCCGGATGTAGATAATACTGTTTTGGTGTCCGCTGAAGATACTTATATCTCTATCGGGGAATTTGCCAATGTAAGAATTACCTCAGCCGAAGAGTTTGATCTGTACGGAGAACTGGTATAG
- the lpxD gene encoding UDP-3-O-(3-hydroxymyristoyl)glucosamine N-acyltransferase, with the protein MEFTASQIASFIDGKIIGDENALITGVSPIEGGETGHLSFIAQDRFSHYLDTTKCSVIIVSEKLLSKDIYNPTVIAVKDAYLSFQVLMNLYQEMQGKKQGIEDGSSIHDTAVVGDKVYIGAFTYVSEKAKIGEGTQIYPHVYIGKGVKIGKNCKIDSGARIYDYCIIGDNCIVHSNTVIGGDGFGFQPTPEGFKKIPQLGNVIIEDDVEIGSNCSIDRATIGSTIIGKGTKIDNLIQIAHNVKIGQNNVIAAQAGIAGSTIIGDWNQIGGQVGVVGHIKIGNQVKIQAQSGVNSSVNDKETIYGSPAISYNDYLRSYVHFRNLPEIVNRINNLENNSKDKTNE; encoded by the coding sequence ATGGAATTTACAGCTTCGCAAATTGCAAGTTTTATTGACGGGAAAATAATAGGTGATGAGAATGCACTTATTACTGGAGTTTCACCTATTGAAGGAGGGGAAACAGGACATCTTTCTTTTATAGCACAAGATAGATTTTCCCATTATTTGGATACGACCAAATGCTCCGTTATCATCGTTTCAGAAAAACTTTTATCAAAAGATATATATAATCCTACCGTGATTGCGGTAAAGGATGCCTACCTTTCTTTTCAGGTTTTAATGAATCTGTACCAGGAAATGCAGGGTAAAAAGCAAGGGATTGAAGATGGTTCTTCAATTCATGATACTGCTGTAGTCGGAGATAAGGTATATATCGGTGCTTTTACTTATGTATCTGAAAAGGCAAAAATTGGAGAAGGAACTCAGATTTATCCTCATGTCTACATAGGAAAAGGGGTGAAAATCGGTAAAAACTGCAAAATTGACAGTGGAGCGAGAATCTACGATTATTGTATCATTGGTGATAACTGCATCGTTCATTCCAATACTGTAATTGGAGGTGACGGATTTGGTTTCCAGCCGACTCCGGAAGGTTTCAAAAAAATTCCTCAATTAGGAAATGTCATCATTGAAGATGATGTTGAGATTGGTTCAAACTGTAGTATAGACAGAGCTACAATTGGTTCTACTATAATCGGGAAAGGAACTAAAATCGATAACCTGATCCAAATTGCACACAACGTAAAAATCGGACAAAACAATGTGATTGCGGCACAGGCCGGAATCGCAGGATCTACAATCATTGGCGACTGGAACCAGATTGGAGGGCAGGTTGGTGTTGTAGGGCATATTAAAATAGGAAATCAGGTAAAAATTCAGGCACAGAGCGGAGTAAACTCCAGTGTGAATGATAAGGAAACTATTTATGGTTCGCCGGCAATCAGCTATAACGACTATTTAAGGAGTTATGTACATTTCAGAAATTTACCTGAAATTGTAAACAGAATAAACAATCTTGAGAATAACTCAAAAGATAAAACTAATGAGTGA
- a CDS encoding bifunctional UDP-3-O-[3-hydroxymyristoyl] N-acetylglucosamine deacetylase/3-hydroxyacyl-ACP dehydratase, giving the protein MSDMQKTLQQEVTLSGIGLHTGKEVKLTIKPAKENTGFVFVRTDLEGHPQVEADVNYVVATERGTTLEKLGVKINTCEHLLAALVGCDIDNAILEMDASEPPILDGSSKYFVEAIESVGVVEQNTAREYLVVKEVLTYSDPATGSEITIIPSDTYEVTTMVDFGTKVLGTQNATLKNISEFKEEISSARTFSFLHELEMLLDHGLIKGGDISNAIVYVDKDLTPETTEKLKKAFGKDNVSIRPNGILDNLNLNYPNEAARHKLLDVIGDLALAGVKIKGKVIANKPGHYVNTQFAKKLNRQWKLQKKKNVPDFDLTKEPVFDINGIMRLMPHRPPFLLIDKVLELSDSHVVGLKNVTMNEPFFVGHFPKEPVMPGVLQVEALAQTGGILVLASVPDPENYSTYFIKIDKVKFKRKVIPGDTLIFKIELIEPIRRGIVHMQGYGYVGDTVAVEAELMAQVAKNKVD; this is encoded by the coding sequence ATGAGTGATATGCAAAAAACACTTCAGCAAGAAGTGACACTTTCCGGAATCGGACTTCATACGGGTAAAGAAGTAAAACTAACCATCAAACCTGCAAAGGAAAACACAGGTTTTGTATTTGTAAGAACAGACTTGGAAGGACATCCTCAGGTGGAAGCTGATGTGAATTATGTAGTAGCTACAGAAAGAGGGACAACATTAGAAAAATTAGGAGTAAAGATCAATACCTGCGAGCATCTTTTAGCGGCTTTAGTAGGCTGTGATATCGATAATGCCATTTTGGAAATGGATGCTTCTGAACCTCCTATTTTAGACGGATCGTCGAAGTATTTTGTTGAAGCCATCGAAAGTGTTGGAGTGGTAGAACAAAATACCGCAAGAGAATACCTTGTTGTAAAAGAAGTTCTTACCTACAGCGATCCGGCAACAGGATCAGAAATCACAATCATTCCTTCAGATACTTACGAAGTGACTACTATGGTAGATTTTGGGACCAAAGTTTTAGGAACTCAAAATGCTACACTAAAAAATATTTCTGAGTTTAAAGAAGAAATTTCATCAGCAAGAACATTTAGCTTCTTACACGAATTAGAAATGCTTTTAGATCACGGTTTGATTAAAGGTGGAGATATTTCTAATGCCATTGTATATGTAGATAAAGATCTTACTCCTGAAACTACAGAAAAATTAAAGAAAGCTTTTGGGAAAGACAATGTTTCTATAAGACCTAACGGAATTCTTGATAATTTAAATCTAAACTATCCAAACGAAGCTGCAAGACATAAGTTACTTGATGTAATCGGAGATTTGGCTTTGGCTGGTGTGAAAATAAAGGGTAAAGTAATTGCTAATAAGCCAGGACATTACGTAAATACTCAGTTTGCAAAAAAACTGAACCGCCAGTGGAAATTGCAGAAAAAGAAAAACGTTCCTGATTTTGATTTAACCAAAGAGCCTGTTTTCGATATCAACGGAATTATGAGATTAATGCCTCACAGACCTCCGTTCTTATTGATTGATAAAGTTCTTGAGCTTTCAGACTCTCATGTTGTAGGTCTTAAAAATGTTACAATGAATGAGCCTTTCTTTGTTGGACATTTCCCGAAAGAGCCCGTAATGCCGGGAGTTCTTCAGGTAGAAGCTTTAGCGCAGACAGGTGGAATTCTTGTACTGGCAAGTGTTCCGGATCCTGAAAACTATTCTACTTATTTCATTAAAATTGATAAAGTAAAATTCAAGAGAAAAGTAATTCCTGGAGATACACTTATTTTCAAGATTGAATTAATTGAACCTATCAGAAGAGGTATTGTACATATGCAAGGTTACGGTTATGTTGGAGATACAGTAGCGGTAGAAGCAGAACTAATGGCCCAAGTTGCAAAAAATAAAGTTGATTAA
- the rfbC gene encoding dTDP-4-dehydrorhamnose 3,5-epimerase, whose translation MKIKSTPLKDCYIIEPTVYEDDRGYFYEKFNEQRFEELTGMNGHFVQDNISKSSYGVLRGLHLQKGDKAQAKLVSCLEGKVLDVAVDLRVDSPTFGKWFSIELTAENKLQLYVPRGFGHGFSVLSETAIFSYKCDNYYDKASEGGVLWNDADLNIDWQLPLEDIILSEKDKVQSMFSLKNF comes from the coding sequence ATGAAAATAAAATCTACACCGCTTAAAGACTGTTATATTATAGAACCCACTGTCTATGAAGACGACAGAGGATACTTTTACGAAAAGTTCAATGAGCAGAGATTTGAAGAGTTGACTGGAATGAACGGACATTTTGTTCAGGATAATATTTCTAAATCGAGCTATGGTGTTCTTAGAGGACTACATTTACAGAAAGGAGATAAGGCTCAGGCAAAACTGGTTTCTTGTTTAGAAGGGAAAGTTCTTGATGTGGCAGTTGATTTACGTGTAGATTCGCCAACTTTTGGAAAATGGTTCTCAATCGAATTAACGGCAGAAAATAAATTACAATTATATGTTCCCAGAGGATTTGGGCACGGATTCTCCGTTTTGAGCGAAACTGCGATATTTTCTTATAAGTGCGATAACTATTATGATAAAGCTTCTGAAGGCGGTGTTCTTTGGAATGATGCAGATTTAAATATTGATTGGCAGTTACCCTTAGAGGATATTATACTTTCAGAAAAAGATAAAGTTCAGTCTATGTTTTCTTTGAAAAATTTTTAA
- a CDS encoding exopolysaccharide biosynthesis polyprenyl glycosylphosphotransferase, with protein sequence MLVYFFKHLPKIFLIGDYIIINLFLILGKLYFFNLDKDFAQGYITQFILLNISWFVITSMTKPYKCLAIKESSLHFNALTKSFILLAVFSAIYFSLILPVKINYRYVVLYFLIIGFFMTLTRFVLFLYRKKNRIKIGRKFYSFNTVLVGENKLATSLLSNDDLRRSMGIRGTYTSGDTETKNKYLGRIDKLFEDLESSKINNIIFCDNKIDVGLYKQIVEVAEHKMVRIYMAPDFKYVNLVPHYYDIVHDIPFLKLIREPLANPKKQILKRTFDIVFSLFVIVFILSWLIPVIALIIKLESNESVFFRQKRSGLNNEPFECIKFRSMTTNAKADFITTTKNDARVTKFGAFMRKTSIDELPQFINVFLGDMSIVGPRPHMLSQTEMYSKITKKYMTRHIVKPGITGWAQVMGSRGEIFSHKDMEKRIEKDIWYIQNWSFFLDIKIIFLTLYNIVKGDEQAY encoded by the coding sequence ATGTTAGTTTATTTTTTTAAACATTTACCCAAAATTTTTCTTATTGGGGATTATATTATTATCAATCTTTTTTTGATTCTAGGAAAGTTATATTTTTTTAACTTGGATAAAGATTTTGCTCAGGGATATATTACTCAGTTCATCCTTCTTAATATTTCTTGGTTTGTTATCACGTCGATGACTAAACCTTATAAATGCCTTGCAATAAAAGAATCTTCATTACACTTTAATGCTCTAACAAAATCTTTTATTTTGTTAGCTGTGTTTTCTGCCATTTATTTTAGTCTTATTCTGCCTGTAAAAATCAATTATAGATATGTTGTGCTCTATTTCCTGATTATAGGTTTTTTCATGACGCTTACCCGATTCGTACTTTTTCTGTATCGAAAAAAGAACAGGATTAAAATTGGACGAAAATTTTATTCTTTCAATACCGTACTTGTTGGTGAGAACAAGCTGGCGACATCATTGTTGTCAAATGACGATTTGAGAAGGTCTATGGGAATAAGAGGAACTTATACATCAGGAGATACGGAAACTAAAAATAAATACTTAGGCAGAATAGATAAATTATTTGAAGATTTGGAAAGTTCCAAAATAAATAATATTATTTTTTGTGATAATAAAATTGATGTCGGTCTATATAAGCAAATCGTTGAGGTAGCTGAGCATAAAATGGTAAGAATTTATATGGCTCCGGATTTTAAATACGTCAATCTTGTGCCACATTATTATGATATTGTTCATGATATACCATTTCTGAAGCTTATAAGGGAGCCATTAGCAAATCCGAAAAAACAAATATTAAAAAGAACATTTGATATTGTATTTTCACTTTTTGTGATTGTATTCATCCTATCCTGGCTTATACCTGTTATTGCACTAATTATAAAATTAGAGAGTAATGAATCTGTGTTTTTTAGACAAAAAAGATCAGGATTGAATAATGAACCATTTGAATGTATTAAATTCAGAAGTATGACAACTAATGCTAAGGCTGATTTTATAACAACCACAAAGAATGATGCAAGAGTAACAAAGTTTGGTGCATTCATGAGAAAAACAAGTATAGACGAACTGCCTCAGTTTATTAATGTTTTTCTTGGTGATATGTCTATTGTTGGTCCTAGACCACATATGCTATCCCAAACCGAAATGTACTCAAAGATTACTAAGAAGTATATGACGCGGCATATTGTAAAACCTGGAATTACAGGTTGGGCACAAGTAATGGGTTCCAGAGGGGAGATATTTTCACACAAAGATATGGAGAAGCGTATTGAAAAAGACATCTGGTATATCCAGAATTGGTCTTTTTTCCTGGATATCAAAATTATCTTTCTTACCTTATATAATATAGTGAAGGGAGACGAACAAGCTTATTAA
- a CDS encoding MliC family protein — MKKSILILPVLAALSIVSCKKEGSKSSETSSDSTAVISSDSIKTNTSDLSAATPTDSAAVNKNPIVKAKSTDAGGKSIDMTFDNNKNTATIVYEGETIELKGQPTGSGIHYKNDHWELRGKGLENELSKDGKVVFKGIK, encoded by the coding sequence ATGAAAAAATCAATTTTAATTTTACCTGTATTGGCAGCGTTATCAATTGTTTCGTGTAAAAAGGAAGGCAGTAAGAGTTCAGAAACTTCATCTGATTCTACAGCGGTAATCAGTTCAGATTCGATAAAAACAAATACTTCAGATCTATCTGCAGCTACACCAACAGATTCTGCAGCTGTAAATAAAAATCCTATTGTAAAGGCAAAATCTACTGATGCTGGGGGAAAAAGTATTGATATGACCTTTGATAATAATAAAAATACAGCTACCATTGTTTATGAAGGTGAAACTATCGAATTGAAAGGGCAGCCAACCGGTTCAGGAATTCATTATAAAAATGACCATTGGGAGTTAAGAGGCAAAGGATTGGAAAACGAACTTTCGAAAGACGGAAAAGTAGTTTTTAAAGGAATTAAATAA
- a CDS encoding exodeoxyribonuclease III, with protein sequence MKLITYNVNGIRAAFTKDFLGWLKTADPDIICIQESKAGNDQIDIESLEKLGYHSYWHSAIRKGYSGVGIASKIKPNHVEFGCGIESYDNEGRIIRADFDGYSAISVYVPSASNIERLDFKMQFCHDFLDYIKDLKQTIPNLIISGDFNICHEAIDIHDPVRLKNVSGFLPMEREWMSDFINECELIDSFRFFNQDPDNYTWWSYRQNSREKNKGWRLDYNFTSHTLKDQLTRAVILKEAVHSDHCPALVELNV encoded by the coding sequence ATGAAATTAATTACTTACAACGTAAACGGAATACGTGCCGCCTTTACCAAAGATTTTTTAGGATGGCTGAAAACTGCTGATCCGGATATTATCTGCATTCAGGAAAGTAAGGCTGGTAACGATCAGATTGATATAGAAAGCCTTGAAAAGTTAGGATATCACAGTTATTGGCATTCTGCGATAAGAAAAGGCTACAGCGGTGTTGGAATCGCGTCAAAGATAAAACCTAATCACGTAGAATTTGGCTGCGGAATCGAAAGTTATGATAATGAAGGGCGAATCATAAGAGCCGATTTTGATGGCTACTCTGCTATTTCAGTCTATGTACCTTCTGCATCCAATATTGAACGACTGGATTTTAAAATGCAGTTTTGTCACGATTTTTTAGATTACATTAAAGATTTAAAACAAACGATCCCTAATCTAATTATTTCCGGTGATTTTAATATTTGCCACGAAGCCATTGACATTCACGATCCTGTACGTTTAAAAAACGTTTCCGGCTTCCTTCCTATGGAAAGGGAATGGATGAGCGATTTTATCAATGAATGTGAACTTATAGACAGTTTCAGATTTTTCAATCAGGATCCGGACAATTATACATGGTGGAGCTACAGACAAAATTCGAGAGAAAAAAATAAAGGATGGAGACTTGATTATAATTTTACAAGCCACACATTAAAGGATCAACTTACAAGAGCGGTTATTTTAAAAGAAGCGGTACATTCTGATCACTGTCCTGCTTTGGTAGAATTAAATGTTTAA
- a CDS encoding HD domain-containing protein has translation MQNKLKIINDPVHGFIKIPHEILFDIIEHPYFQRLRRIGQTGLLNLIFPGATHTRFHHAIGAMHLMFTALETLKQKGVKISEDEEKGAMLAILMHDIGHGPFSHALESMLMDDWHHENLSLLLMNKLNDEFEGKLSVAIKMFQGKYHRKFFNQLISSQLDVDRLDYLNRDSFFTGVSEGNINTQRIISMMNVCEEGELVIDAKGIYSIENFLTARMFMYWQVYYHKTSALAEFLLVKILERAKYLVSQGVDLPATENLRYFLHRGKNSATDEDVERFTQLDDNDVIQAMKNWQSAGDFILSYWCKCVIQRNLPKTIISSHAFEAEFIEEKVKNTNEFFGIDNGNELVHEIKRKLLPYDTQKQPIFLLQKNGKKIRLEESEDQLLSGLITNKTTRYILMFPRDI, from the coding sequence ATGCAGAATAAGCTAAAAATTATCAACGATCCTGTTCACGGTTTTATCAAAATTCCACACGAAATATTATTTGACATTATTGAGCATCCTTACTTCCAGCGATTGAGAAGAATAGGACAGACCGGTCTTTTAAATTTGATTTTTCCCGGGGCTACCCATACAAGATTTCATCATGCGATAGGGGCAATGCATCTGATGTTTACAGCACTGGAAACATTGAAACAAAAGGGAGTGAAGATTTCTGAGGACGAAGAAAAAGGCGCTATGTTGGCGATTTTGATGCACGATATAGGACATGGTCCGTTTTCCCATGCCTTAGAAAGTATGCTGATGGATGATTGGCATCACGAAAACCTTTCACTGCTTTTGATGAACAAACTGAATGATGAGTTTGAAGGTAAACTATCTGTTGCTATTAAAATGTTTCAGGGGAAGTATCATAGAAAATTCTTTAATCAGCTTATCTCTTCACAATTGGACGTCGATCGTTTGGATTATCTGAACAGAGACAGCTTTTTTACAGGAGTTTCGGAGGGGAATATTAATACACAACGAATTATTTCCATGATGAATGTCTGTGAAGAAGGTGAATTGGTAATCGATGCAAAAGGTATTTATTCTATTGAGAATTTTCTTACTGCGCGAATGTTCATGTATTGGCAAGTTTACTATCATAAAACTTCGGCGTTGGCTGAATTTCTTTTGGTGAAAATTTTAGAGCGAGCAAAATATCTGGTTTCACAAGGTGTTGATCTCCCGGCAACAGAAAATCTGAGATATTTTTTGCATAGAGGTAAAAATTCTGCTACAGACGAAGACGTGGAAAGGTTTACACAATTAGACGATAACGATGTTATTCAGGCGATGAAAAACTGGCAGTCGGCTGGTGATTTTATTCTGTCATACTGGTGCAAATGTGTAATCCAGAGAAACCTGCCCAAGACCATTATTTCGTCACATGCATTTGAAGCAGAGTTTATTGAAGAAAAAGTAAAAAACACCAATGAATTTTTCGGAATCGATAACGGAAATGAATTGGTGCATGAAATTAAACGAAAACTATTGCCTTACGATACTCAAAAACAGCCGATCTTTCTATTGCAGAAAAATGGAAAAAAGATAAGGCTTGAAGAATCGGAAGACCAGCTTCTATCGGGATTAATTACTAATAAGACCACCCGATATATTCTTATGTTTCCAAGAGATATTTAG
- a CDS encoding septal ring lytic transglycosylase RlpA family protein, whose amino-acid sequence MMKRFILVIIMMISTFGIFSFTSNTTDAKKTSYASYYHDKFNGRKTASGEVFDNSKFTAANRTLPFGTNIKVTNLDNGKSVVVRVNDRGPYHSSRALDMSKAAFDEIGNTNHGTIPVEYEIVD is encoded by the coding sequence ATGATGAAAAGATTCATTCTCGTAATCATAATGATGATTTCAACCTTTGGTATTTTCTCTTTTACGAGCAATACCACAGATGCGAAAAAAACAAGTTATGCATCGTACTACCACGATAAATTTAATGGTAGAAAAACAGCCAGCGGTGAAGTATTTGATAATTCAAAGTTCACAGCAGCAAACAGAACGCTTCCATTTGGAACTAATATTAAAGTGACCAATTTGGACAATGGTAAGTCAGTAGTAGTGAGAGTAAATGATAGAGGACCTTACCATTCATCAAGAGCATTAGATATGTCTAAAGCCGCGTTCGATGAGATCGGAAATACCAATCATGGTACTATTCCGGTTGAATATGAAATTGTCGATTAA